The sequence below is a genomic window from Coffea arabica cultivar ET-39 chromosome 4c, Coffea Arabica ET-39 HiFi, whole genome shotgun sequence.
aatgtgtAGGTTAGTATTACATAAACTAAATAATGTAATAGATGAGGGGTAATGGTGGAATCACGTTATATTCTCTCTTgtaatatcactttttaattaCTAGTTGGGTCTAAATATTACAAAATAATTAACCTCAAtagaggttagtgtaattttcgATATTTGGAGGGAAGCCAACGAAATAGTCAGAAACCTCAGCGAAGATTTATAAAAATGtcccaaaagaaaaatcacttATCTAACAAGTGCACATTTAGCACACATTGATATATATTTCAGATgtcatatttttgaaaatgtaagattaattagaaaaagtaaacaaatacaAGGGAGGGTAGGTAAGATTAGATAGGGAAAGCATATATATGCAAAAGAgggtaataattgttagtttgtacatccacacacacacacacacacacacacacacacacatatatatatatatatatggtggaTTAGATGAATTTTAGGTATATTAACAAGTATTCAATGGGTACTAGCTAGattaacttaaaaaaaaaaaagcgttgACAATAGATTATAGAAAAGGATACTTCGTTGTATGCATGAAGTATGTCAATAAAATCATGGAGTTAAACTTAGtcaacaaattaaaaaattgcaaagaaaatttaaacaaaatctCAAACTTGAGATGGAAGTTATGCCCCCAAAAGTACTAAGAAAGCTAGTACAGAACTTGCTGGCAAGTTTATtcataatttttagaatatgaCTTAaagtagagaaaaaaaaaaaatagaagaatgTCTGCGGACGTTAGCAGAagttttttaaagaaaattcttcatgaattggactttgacttCCGCCTTTGCGACTTGAGAGTTTAGTTAAAGTGGCAGTTGGTTTAGACGGCTATAAGCATTAACAATTCTACAACAGCTGGATTAACCGCACAGACAACTTAACATTattaatatttaaataaatcatTAAGTTGCATCTGtaacttttcttccttttcgtttttccttttttttttttttgggataactTTCTTTGGGTGGGGCCTACTTATCCAATCTTCTTCACACATTCAAATCCGACGTCCAGTCGTCCACTATGATAAAAAGTGCTAGCAAAAACACTACCACTAGTAGCAAGCAGCGATGGCTTGAGGCTGTTAATTCAAGAACACTGGAAGCGGATATACTAAAATGGCTGCAACTTCTCTACTGCCAAAGTCAATTTCACAATTTCTCATCAATCCGCCTTCAATTCCCTCAACAAGCTTAATCAATGCCACCTTTGTAAACAATTCAGCAGACTTAATTTTCTGCACCAAAAATTCATGCAAGATTGTGACCAATGCCAAGAAAAATCCCTGGCTTGACCCTTTTGACGACGGTGTCGACCCCGAAATGGAGTATGGCTCGTTGTTTTCCGAGGGAAAGCAAGATGAAGATCCAAGGCCACCCGATAATCCTGATAATCCTTACGGGTTCTTGAAATTCCCAATGGGATATAATGTCGAAATTGCTTCATTGGGATTGAAAATTCGAGGCGACGTTCGAAGATGTTGTTGTGTTATTTCTGGTGGAGTTTATGAGAATCTGTTGTTCTTTCCAGCAATTCAGTTGTTGAAGGATAGATATCCTGGGGTTCAGATAGACATTGTGGCATCTGACAGAGGGAAACAGACTTATGAGTTGAACAAGAACGTCAGATGGGCTAATGTTTATGATCCAGATGATGACTTCCCTGAGCCTGCAGAGTATACTGATACATTAGGAGTTCTTAAGGTTGGTGAACAATTCTTATTTGTGTCAAGGCAAGCAACCAAATTTTATATCAGTTGAATGGAATCTGATTTGATCCATAGCTAATAGATTGTATAGACAACATCACATGCGGGAATGAAGAAAGTTTGAAGCAAACTGCCCAGAGATGTGAATTGGGGAGTTTTGGGGGAACAAAATCTAACGTAGTTAAAAAGGCAATGTACGAACAATTTTAACAACACGCTGGAGGTAGTTACACCTCCCACGACCCCATATATCTGCCATTGAAATGAGGAATTTGGCCCTAGCCATCAGCTTCCAAAACTCTGATTGAATATGTTTCTAGTTCAATGTGaatagattcttcttcttcgcACTGATTAAGAATCACTATGCTACATATCAATATTTCCACGTAGAACATGAGCGCATGGCTTGTCTGTTTTACACGGTGCTTCTATACATGTTTCCTCTTCTCTTGCTTGCAGAATAGATACTATGACATGATCCTGTCAACAAAACTAGCAGGGATTGGACATGCAGCATTCTTGTTTATGTCAACAGCCCGAGACAGGGTTAGTTACGTATACCCAAATGTAAATGCTGCAGGAGCAGGATTGTTTCTTTCAGAAACATTTAAACCAGACAGTGCGAATCTCTCTGAGGGTGGATATCACATGTAAGTTGGACAAAAGGAAAGGCAGAAACTTGCAGACAATCATCGGCTTTCTCTGTTGAAAAATATCCCTAGCTAATGCCAGTGCATTAGAATTGGCAATGTCATGTTTTGTTTCTCAAAGAAAGACATGTATATGCTGTGATGCTGTTTGTGTTTATCTCGTGCATGCAGGTACCATCAAATGGTGGATTGGTTGGGGAGACCAGGTCGTAAGGTACCAAGGCACCCTGTGCCTCCCCTAAAAGTATTGATCTCAAGGAAACTTAAGGAGGTTGTAGAGGCTAAGTATCAGAAGGCAGGTGTGCAGAAAGGGAAATATATAGTCATCCATGGGATTAAAGCAGATTCAAAAGCTAATATGCAGTCCAGGGGAGACGCTGACAGTTTGCTTCCAATTGAAGTATGGTCTCAGATAACCAACGCGATTAAGTATGTATGATACTTTGCCATTCCTATCTGTGGTATACTTGATTGATTTTTACTCACAGAAGCAATTCCTTTCTCATGATCAAAGTTATGATATTTTATGTCGATCTAAACTGACTTGGTTTCTTCTCAAATACTGAGATAaaatctttttatcttttcttaaAAATTGTTTACCAGTGGACTCAGGCCTGTTTTTGTCATCCCACATGAGAGGGAAAGGGAGAATGTAGAGGATGTTGTTGGATATGATGCAAGTATGGTGTTCATTACTACTCCTGGGCAGGTTTGCTTTTATCccctaaaattatttatgttcTTAAATACCGTGCATGTTGCGTAATAGTAGAAATACAATGTAAGGACACAGTTCGAACGAGCTCTAGGACTACAAAATTGGAATCGTCTCTATATCATATCCACAAAAAAACACCATGATCTCAAGAGTGAGTCATAAATTGTTCTTCTCTGGACAACAATTTGAAGTTTCTAAACTCGAGTTGTGATAGTCATCACTCATCAGTAAGCTCGACAGCTTTATCTCATCAGTAGTTCTACACCAAAAAAGTGACCTTGCAACTTTAGATGGTCAGCAATAAGCTCGACAGCTTAACTGATCATTAGTTCTAGTCTTCCAGACCATAGAAGTGACCTTACAACTTGGAACTACTGTAGGGAGGGGCCAATGTAAATAAAGCATCTTTACCCTAACACGGTTTTGTTACCCTTGTTATAGCTGGCTGCTCTTATCAATGACTCTGCTGGGGTAATAGCAACAAATACAGCAGCAATTCAACTTGCAAATGCGCGAGAAAAGCCCAGGTAAAATGCTTCTTTTGTTCAACTGCAGCCCAATTATTACACAATTCAGCAAATGAAGTTTGAGAAAACATGTGAATTATCTATTGAACTATAAACGAAGCATTTTAATCTATCTCCGAGATCTAGAATTGCAAAAACCTTCGTGCTATGTTAGGCAAGCAAGCTTTACAATCGATACAGCTTCATGTCATctgttttcttgtcttgttATGCAGCATTGGGTTGTTCTCTTCTGAAGATAAGGGCAGGCTGTTTGTTCCAAATGCAGAAGCCAAGAAATGTTCGATTATTTCATCTAAAACTGGAAGACTAATAGATATTGATGTTGAAGCAGTCAAGAGTGCAGTTGAGATTTTCACAGTTCCCCTTGCCCTGGCTTCTGTATAGCAGATTATCCTCCAGATTACAGTTAAATACAGAGTATTATGTCCTCTTGGATTTTAAAATCCAAAGTTCACTGACGACGTATATCTAGTGAATTCAACTCATCATCCAAAATTCCCGTGTCTAAATGGCAACAAAGCAGCATTGAAGAGTCCTTTCTTGTATATTATCTATGCCAACAAAGGAAGAATACAAACTAATAAATGAATGCAGAAATCATAGAGGTGCTAAATCTTGCAACGATCACAGAATTACCAACAAGTGTAGGCAAGTCCTATGTTCAATCACTTGAATAACTTAAATTGGCCATGCGAGCGAGCGAGCGAGCGAGCAAGGTATGCTGCACCAAAGCTTACAATGGGTTCACGAGTCATGACCCACTAAATAGTGAAAGCCTGGACCCCGAAAaagacagaaaaagaaaaaaaaatgtaagaaaacaATCATGTAGTCAGTAGCTCCTTGAAAGCGTGACATTAAAACCACGCCTTCGCACGACTCAAACATAACAAAGAGGATGACGGAATTGAGGgtcaatttgattttgattcaaGATACTTGGGATACtctttgccaaaaaaaaaaaaaaaaaattataataaataaaagataTTAGGGATATAActgatactccctccgtcccactttcatagttctatttctttttttcacacagtttaaaaaaaagtagttaattttattggaaaagtaaatttagattgctatttttctaaaatacccttacattaaaTACGAtataactttatgggaacttgaattgatggtaaaaaaagaatcaattttCACTAAATggagtaggtttatagtaacaactattTACGTTAGGGATGGCAATTCgtgtccaaatcaggttggcgggtcgggtctGACCCGATCCGTTAGAAAATCTATTGatccgaacccgacccgccaacccatgacgggtcaggtatattgatccgaacccgaaaatttcaggttgacaGATTGGCGGGTCGatccgaaatgacccgaaatttaattttaatttattaatttatcactgtaatttctaaaaaaattaatttttcacaaaactaattacataatcaagtaataaaaatttaaataaataattccaaaaccaaatctaaaataaattaaacaccgtaaaagtgttttatcccaaacaaaatataaaataaataaaaacagtataaaagtaaaaaataatataatatattatttgtctaaatataataattttaatttcacacaaattaaataaatttatttaggattaaataattaatgcttttgaaaaaaagaataacttagtttagttagataaaattatttttatgtttattaaattatttttaattcgtaaacgggtcatatcgggtcatatcaggtcattacgggttgacccgaaatcaacctgttttcttttcgggttcatcaagttcaattcgattCTGATCCGAACTCCCGAAACCTCAAttcaaacccattaatttcgtgttaggttcgtgtcgtgttttcaggtcgtgtcgaaaattttCACCCCTAATTTATATTGAATAagagtattttagaaaaattaaaatataattatatttttcaattaaaaagtGGATTATAATTTaggacagatgaaaaaggagtACACGACTATTAAAGTGGGACAGAAGGAATATTATGCATCAGGGGAGGAAAATGAAATTATCCATTTTCAGAAACAGGCGCCTTAGAGACTAGAGTAAACTTCAGCCCTTCGCTATCACTGAGTGGTCGTCACTTTTGTCTAAGCTTCCACCACGGTTTCTCCCAGCACCTCCCTTCCGACAGCTCCCGACAGCTCCACCGCAAGAAAACGTAATCGGCCTCTCTAAAATCATCAATAGGACTCCACTTGAGGTAAAGCttaaattttttcccttttctttaaTATGCCTGTATATATATGTCACCGGTGCTTCGAAATATTAATTCTTTTTGCAAGCTTTAAGTCGATATACTTGTTATTGAGCTCTGCAATCGGAAAATCATTATGTTGAATTATAATTTTGTCTACTACTAGGTTATCTTGTTGCATTTTCACTGGATTTTGAAAATATACTGCTTGATTTCGTCGGCATTATGAACAATATACTGGAAATCTTGACCTTGACACAATTGAGATGCATATCATCCTTATATGGTAGAGATTTTACTTCACGTTTGTGTGGTTTATATGGAGCAGACTCGGAAGGTGTTGTATCAAATGtttgattaatcttttcttttaCACGAGCAGGTTTGGAATGCATGCCaaattgcaaaagaaaatatgtGTCAGGCATCCACATCTGTTAGTGTAAAACCTTAAGCTGACGGTGTTGAAAGGAACTAAAAAAGTTGTGCCTTGTTTTTGTTCTCAAATATTCTTGTGTCTGCCCTTTGGCCGAACTCCCCAAATTTTCAATCTTGGGACTAATCTCTCTTGTATAATGTTGTATAGATTAATAACTATTTTCCTCATGGTTGTTTAATTTGCAGTTGTATTGGATATGGAGAATCTCAAAGCTTTTTGAGCTTCATGCAGTCTATAATTTGATCCACCATTTTGTTGAGATGATGAGCTGCCTTCAGATCACTGTGCACCAGCACTGCTGCAACCTCACTAGTGTATGTCATCTACGTTCTGCATCCTACGTGCAGTGTGCGACACCAGCATTACAGAGTGTTGAACCTCATAAGACTTCGACAACTTTCGACTCAAACTCTTCAAGTTACCTTGGTGCAAGGCTTCCTAAGATTGCCAAAAAGCTAAGTTTTGGTGCTTCTGGCGTTCAAATATCTACACCTGTCTGCTTATTTGGTGGCAAAGGGAAATCTGAGAATGCTGATGAGGTAAAGGTTTTCTTAAACTTCTGATATTTGGTTTGTGTATTTAGTAGGTTTCTGTGACTTAGAGAAATAACTTGTTTgataaagaaagaaagggaattAGGAATCTCTTTGTGGCTATTATGTGCTTAGGCTAATACTTTGCCTGTCGTTAATCTACTTATCTTGGGCCCAATAGCTGTGCAGTCTGAGTGGCTTACAATTTCCTTGTTCCTACAAGTTTACTGAGCATCTGCCCTacttgtgccttcttcatttGTAACCAAATTGAAAACTTGAGCAGAATGTTTTTATTACATAATCTAATAAACTGCACAACTTGGTTGTAGACAATTAGTTCATTGAATTCACATGGGATATTAAATTCCATTTGCCTTCTTATACCAGCTACTATGAGCAATATTCGCAAACAAAACTGTTGGATCTACTAAATTGTTGCATGTTCAGTATGCTAATGGGTTAACAACAAAGTTTAATTTGGCATGACCAAGTGAATGCTCAAAATGGCGCCTAATGCTTTTACGTGGACTTTCCACAACCTGCATGTGAAGAGTTGACAGATTCTTGTAATGGTGTCTCtagctggttttttttttcttgacttaTTTTTCAAGCTTTCCAAACAGTAAGCATtttggctctctctctctctctctctctgtgccGGCGCCCATGCCCACTTGTCTATGATGAATTGTTAACTGACCTGCCCACACATTTTCTGCTCTTATATGCCTTGCTTTCTTCTGGATTGAAAATAGCATTTAAGAAGAAACATTTGAAGCATGTTTAAACCCAATAGCTACCAATTGGCAGCAGGGTTCTGCATGGAAAGCTTTAGAGAAAGCCATGAGAAATTTTGGGAAGGAACAGTCTGCTGAGGACGTACTACGTCAGCAGATGCAGAAGCAAGAATATTTTGATGATGGAGGCAGTGGCGGAAGTGGTCCTGGTGGTGGTAGTGGTGGCAGTGGGGGCAATGGTGAATCAGAGGATGAAAGTCTTTCAGGAATATTGGATGAATTACTCCAAGTGATCTTGGCAGCCATTGGCTTTGTATTTCtggtacacacacacacattctctctctctctctcacacacacacacacgtgcGCGCGCACATACAAACACCCCAACACAGACACCCAAGAAGCCCAGTCACAAAAAGATACCTCTCAAATTTAAAGACGAACATGTTGGAGCTAGGTGGAGTAAGAATTACAAAGGGTAGACATAGTGAAGGAGGATATTGTTATTTCTGATAGTACTGTGGGTACTTAATTTACCTCATCCAGTCAAGCTCCTAAATATTTTCCAAGTGTTTGTTGCAGGAAAGCTGTAATAATCCTACCTCTTTTgtaaaatattgaaaaatactAGTAATAATTGATATGTCTGTTTACATCTTTTGCAACCAAAAACAATGTAAAAGAAAAGATGACCGTTGCTACTtgtttataattataatattttgCGTTAGCTGAGCATGAAAAATCTAATGTACAACGTAAGCTGTTGATTTTCAGCTTGATAATTCTGATAGGGACACTATTTGAAAAAAGACCCAGCTTATGTTCTGTGTGAACATAGAATTTTTACTCTTTTAATATTAAATTCAGTTGCATATGTGAATATTATGCTCTTCAGACTCGTGAAAGAGTTACTTTAAGTTTGGTGCTTCATCATGGATCAATGATCTCGTGAATATTGCCTCTTTTTCAGTATATGTTGATTATTGAAGGTGAGGAGATCACTACCTTTGCAAAAGACATCATCAGATTTCTCTTTACTGGCCGAAAGAGTATTCGTCTGAGACGTTTGATAGATGACTGGGTGAGGTACTTCCGAAGTCTTTCAGCAACTAAAGATGAGGATCCATACTGGTTGGAGCGTGCAATTCTTGCTACCCCGACATGGTATGACAGCCCAACAAAGTATAAGCGCATGTTTAGGCGATATACGTCCCCCAGATCTTATTCAAGATCTTATTAGTGAAAGTAGAATCTCGagtttttttgctttcttttgccTGCGTTTTATTTCTGGATCAGGGAAAGGAGAATCTTATGTTTTTTGGCTTTGTTTTATGTGTCAAGCAAAACCTTGCTGTTGACATTCAGATGTAGAGGCCTTACTTtggattttttaattttatattttatagttTTATCTTTAGATATAGTTTCAAGTTACCCTGATACGTGCTACACGCAGTTTTTTGCACTTGTATTGTGGcgttaatttttttgtttttgtttttctggggtaataaAAACTGTTTCCATTAGTCTTGGATTGATCAATCTCCCATGGTACAGTGGCAAATAAAAGCATCTGCCAGGAAGCCTCTGAATCCTGAGAAAACATGGACACGAAGTTGGGGGTTGGCTGAGTTGGTGCTGTTATGGTTAGCTTCGCAGCTTTCTTATGAACTGACTATAATTCAACTACCAGACAAAATGATTAGTGTCTAGCTTGGTTTCAAGTCGAACACTACATATAGCACGCAGTGAAGTAGTTCGTCTCTGTTATGTCTGATCTCTAGCTAGATGAGATGTGGGAGCAATCCAAGCCGGTGGGTGCTTAAACTTCATGGTTTCAGTCGGATAACAAGCACTAAAGCTCCTCTTCCATGTTGAATATACCGAAATCGTGGCCTCCAAAAACACAATTCTTGTTACCACGGAAATGTGCGTGATTTAACATGTAATGATGACCGAAGTAGATAGAATTCCCTTCAATTCCTGGGACTTGCTTAGCGGAGACGGCTAAGTATTGATTAATTTCCAGAAACAAAGTCTGATCACCCAAATCTTTCACCAAGTGCAGTTTTTTCCCCGAACGATCAAGCTTGTAAGCATCAAAATCAAAAGTTCCATAAGGGAGTTCACACTCGTGCTCCTGGAACATGACGAAGGTGACGCTAAGAAAATACTTGTGTGATCAAGGAGAAGGGCGTTGCGTTGCGAGGGTTGATTACTTTCACAGCAAGTATAAGGAAAGAGAAGTATTTATGTACAGCATTTCTTATGCTGCaaggtttcttttttcattttctgttttcttattattattgtaCAGCAGGCTGATGAACTTGTGAACTGCAAAAACCTGGATAGAGAATTTGGAAATGGCCTGAAAAACAAGCATATCACTGTTAAACACATCCTTGTTCAAGCCTtcagaaggaagaagaagaagaagatttaAAGGCTTGaatagataatttttttttatctattagCTGGCTAGAAACTCAAGCTGTAAAAACTAGTAGCAGTTCATTATTCAGTCTAAGTCATGCATCAAATTGGAACCACTAAAACGCAACAGTATTGGCACCCcaatccacaaaaaaaaaaaaagggaaaggatGACTTAAAAAGGCATTCTAATGATCAACCAGAACATACTATGTTCGCATTCGGCCCTATCAAGAagtaaatgaaaaacaaaactcaTGGTTAGGGGTCCCTAGGGACCATACAAGTATTGTGCAACACGGGTCAAAATTTCTTCAGCACTTATTTCTTCAATCCGCAGATTAGCGATTAAGAAATAGCCTCTGCACGAGTACTTGGGTCTTCCTTAGATTCCAGATGTATCATGAACGCATAACCCAGGACCCATAAAAGGATATATAGGTATGGAACCCAAGACAGACAAGCAAGAAGACTCATAACACTACCAACATACTGTGGATCTTTGATAACTCCAAAAGGAAAGTCTGTCACCCATGGGATGGTCTTTCCAAATCGAACCCCATAGTAAGTTCCTGATTCTCCCAGTAGTTGATATACCCTGCATTCAATTGTGTGTTTTAACAGATTGTAGCGAAAATATTAGTAATCAAACATACAACGCCGCCAAATTAGTTAACAGCAAATGAAATAGATATCATCCGTGCATTTTGCATCAAATACTAACAATACTTGGCTCCATTAAATGATCTTAATCAACCTCCAAGTTCCTGTCCTTCACAGTTCACACACAGGAAAGTTATCCTATAGAACAAATTTCCGAAGCTTAAGTTGTAGAATGTGTTCTGCATCCACATATAGAAACAACTTTGTTTAAATAGGACTTTGATTTTCCAACTTCCCAATTCTCACTGTGAACAAGTTTTTGGATTCCAACAGCCAAGAGGCCATATTCTTTTAAGTCCATTGCTCTAAATACTAATTTATGACACCACAAGAGAAGTGACAGCATCTGATCAACTGCAGTATTACTCTTCTACCTTAGTTGTCTCTTTTACGTCTGTGTTTTCCTGTTCATTTACATTTTCTGCCTCTATCTC
It includes:
- the LOC113738480 gene encoding photosynthetic NDH subunit of subcomplex B 1, chloroplastic-like, whose product is MAATSLLPKSISQFLINPPSIPSTSLINATFVNNSADLIFCTKNSCKIVTNAKKNPWLDPFDDGVDPEMEYGSLFSEGKQDEDPRPPDNPDNPYGFLKFPMGYNVEIASLGLKIRGDVRRCCCVISGGVYENLLFFPAIQLLKDRYPGVQIDIVASDRGKQTYELNKNVRWANVYDPDDDFPEPAEYTDTLGVLKNRYYDMILSTKLAGIGHAAFLFMSTARDRVSYVYPNVNAAGAGLFLSETFKPDSANLSEGGYHMYHQMVDWLGRPGRKVPRHPVPPLKVLISRKLKEVVEAKYQKAGVQKGKYIVIHGIKADSKANMQSRGDADSLLPIEVWSQITNAINGLRPVFVIPHERERENVEDVVGYDASMVFITTPGQLAALINDSAGVIATNTAAIQLANAREKPSIGLFSSEDKGRLFVPNAEAKKCSIISSKTGRLIDIDVEAVKSAVEIFTVPLALASV
- the LOC140005150 gene encoding uncharacterized protein isoform X1, with the translated sequence MCQASTSLYWIWRISKLFELHAVYNLIHHFVEMMSCLQITVHQHCCNLTSVCHLRSASYVQCATPALQSVEPHKTSTTFDSNSSSYLGARLPKIAKKLSFGASGVQISTPVCLFGGKGKSENADEGSAWKALEKAMRNFGKEQSAEDVLRQQMQKQEYFDDGGSGGSGPGGGSGGSGGNGESEDESLSGILDELLQVILAAIGFVFLYMLIIEGEEITTFAKDIIRFLFTGRKSIRLRRLIDDWVRYFRSLSATKDEDPYWLERAILATPTWYDSPTKYKRMFRRYTSPRSYSRSY
- the LOC140005150 gene encoding uncharacterized protein isoform X2; this translates as MMSCLQITVHQHCCNLTSVCHLRSASYVQCATPALQSVEPHKTSTTFDSNSSSYLGARLPKIAKKLSFGASGVQISTPVCLFGGKGKSENADEGSAWKALEKAMRNFGKEQSAEDVLRQQMQKQEYFDDGGSGGSGPGGGSGGSGGNGESEDESLSGILDELLQVILAAIGFVFLYMLIIEGEEITTFAKDIIRFLFTGRKSIRLRRLIDDWVRYFRSLSATKDEDPYWLERAILATPTWYDSPTKYKRMFRRYTSPRSYSRSY